A DNA window from Hyphomicrobiales bacterium contains the following coding sequences:
- a CDS encoding glutamate-5-semialdehyde dehydrogenase: protein MASNDDTDVATLMAAIGKQAKASARIVAKAPSAQKDKALEVASRELLKATDDILAANALDMQAGEAKGLSAAMLDRLKLTPDRIAAIAKGLDDIRGLNDPVGEAISEWDRPNGLEISRVRTPLGVIGVIFESRPNVTADAGALCLKAGNAVILRGGSDSYHSARAIHACLVEGLKAAELPEHAIQNIPTTDRAAVGAMLTGLDGCVDVIVPRGGKSLVGRVQSEARVPVFAHLEGLCHIYVDQSAALDMSVEIVANAKMRRTGICGSVETLLVDRAVADTHLPSIAASLRERGCELRGDEAARALIEGMIPATEEDWRTEYLDAILSVRIVDGLDAALDHISDYSSSHTEAVICEDADVAERFFNEVDSAILLHNASTQFADGGEFGMGAEIGIATGKMHARGPVGVEQLTSFNYRVRGKGQTRT, encoded by the coding sequence ATGGCCTCCAACGATGACACTGATGTCGCCACATTGATGGCTGCTATTGGCAAGCAGGCGAAAGCGTCTGCCCGTATCGTTGCGAAGGCTCCGAGCGCGCAAAAAGACAAAGCGTTGGAAGTGGCCAGTCGCGAACTTTTAAAGGCAACCGATGATATCTTGGCGGCCAACGCACTTGATATGCAGGCGGGTGAGGCGAAGGGTCTTAGCGCTGCTATGCTTGACCGCTTAAAACTCACGCCTGATCGTATTGCTGCCATTGCTAAAGGCTTAGATGATATTCGCGGCCTGAACGACCCTGTGGGCGAAGCGATTTCAGAATGGGACCGTCCGAACGGTTTGGAAATTAGCCGTGTTAGAACGCCGCTTGGTGTGATTGGCGTTATCTTTGAAAGCCGCCCTAATGTAACGGCAGATGCAGGTGCTTTGTGTTTGAAGGCGGGCAATGCGGTGATCTTGCGCGGTGGCTCAGATAGCTATCATTCTGCCCGCGCTATTCATGCTTGTTTGGTGGAAGGCTTGAAGGCTGCCGAGCTTCCAGAGCATGCGATCCAGAATATTCCCACCACAGACCGCGCTGCCGTTGGCGCAATGTTAACTGGACTGGACGGCTGTGTTGATGTGATTGTGCCGCGCGGTGGCAAGAGCTTGGTAGGGCGTGTTCAAAGCGAAGCGCGCGTGCCGGTTTTTGCCCACCTCGAAGGGCTTTGTCATATCTATGTTGATCAAAGTGCTGCCTTGGATATGAGCGTTGAGATTGTTGCCAACGCTAAAATGCGACGCACGGGTATTTGTGGTTCTGTTGAAACGCTTCTTGTCGATCGCGCTGTTGCTGATACTCATCTTCCATCGATTGCAGCGAGCCTTCGCGAACGCGGATGCGAATTGCGCGGTGATGAAGCGGCCCGTGCTTTGATTGAAGGGATGATCCCAGCGACAGAGGAAGATTGGCGCACAGAATATTTGGATGCCATTTTATCTGTTCGTATCGTGGATGGGCTTGATGCCGCGCTTGATCATATTTCCGACTATTCATCGAGCCATACCGAAGCTGTGATTTGTGAAGATGCAGACGTTGCTGAGCGCTTTTTCAATGAAGTTGATTCAGCAATTTTGCTCCACAATGCCTCAACCCAATTTGCTGATGGTGGCGAGTTTGGTATGGGTGCTGAGATTGGTATTGCGACAGGTAAAATGCATGCGCGTGGTCCCGTTGGTGTTGAGCAATTGACCAGCTTCAATTATCGCGTGCGCGGCAAAGGACAAACGCGCACGTAG